One Candidatus Hydrogenedentota bacterium genomic window carries:
- a CDS encoding metallophosphoesterase family protein — MEIAVVSDLHIFCGRSRWREHLDAVHDAAASADMVVLNGDIFDFKWSRHATETAAVAEAIRLLDEWTARHGRCRFHVNLGNHDHFAPYLEALNALAKTRPNLTWDAYFLRVGKVLFLHGDAAAGAISPDALAAYRARWLHKKRPHALMGRAYDAAFLCRAHLALSRLFFPRGRTLRRLYAYLAAAGHGPGTGLEQVYFGHTHVPLRARQYRGVTFHNGGALLRHVRFSVLRVRV; from the coding sequence GTGGAAATCGCTGTCGTATCGGATTTGCACATCTTCTGCGGGCGCTCGCGCTGGCGCGAGCACCTGGACGCCGTCCATGACGCGGCGGCATCCGCCGACATGGTGGTCCTGAACGGCGACATCTTCGATTTCAAATGGAGCCGCCACGCCACGGAAACGGCCGCCGTGGCCGAAGCCATCCGTTTGCTTGACGAATGGACGGCGCGGCACGGGCGCTGCCGGTTCCACGTCAACCTCGGCAACCACGACCATTTCGCGCCGTATCTGGAAGCGCTGAACGCGCTTGCGAAGACGCGGCCCAACCTTACTTGGGATGCCTATTTCCTCCGCGTCGGAAAGGTTCTGTTCCTGCACGGCGACGCCGCGGCCGGCGCAATCAGCCCGGACGCACTCGCCGCCTACCGCGCCCGATGGCTGCACAAGAAACGGCCACACGCGCTGATGGGCCGCGCGTACGACGCGGCATTCCTGTGTCGTGCTCACCTCGCCCTTTCACGCCTTTTTTTCCCCCGGGGACGGACCCTGCGCAGGCTGTACGCCTACCTCGCGGCAGCCGGGCACGGGCCGGGCACGGGCCTCGAACAAGTGTATTTCGGGCACACGCACGTGCCATTGCGCGCGCGGCAATACCGGGGCGTCACCTTCCACAACGGCGGCGCGCTTCTCCGTCACGTGCGCTTTTCGGTGCTCCGCGTCCGCGTCTAG
- a CDS encoding VCBS repeat-containing protein, protein MHARTPFLLVGALAWVALVAGCPPESTPDPDPNPAQRLFDAQFIYPAGDQPFAVVVADLNADGLPDVITPNEQADTISVLIRLASGSFAAQQAYATGDGPVSAAVGLFNADTALDVVVVNSTSNDISVLLGAGDGTFAAETRLALAAGAAPLDVATGDTNGDTFVDIVTANSGAGGVSVFMGLGDGTFGAPVDLPAGPGTRAVLLEDLNGDGRADILAANRDANNVGLLLTQASGFEPPASLAAGVNPRSLALADLDGDTVLDLVVSNPGSGDFSVLLGLGAGAFAAQTRVDAGYLPTRFAVNDLDGDAVPDLAAILYSSGAEPVALGKIAVLLGDGAGGFGAPRYFGARGRSIDVAAADCNGDLQPDLVTANSATDDISVLLGRGDGTFETDERFAAGARPRSIAAGDLNRDARTDLAVANLDSGDVTIFLGRSDGTLQRGVTVDVTGTPRAIALGMLDNDSFLDLVAVDYDGGYVSVFAGMAGATFGMERRFLVRGPGSRPRSVAIADMDNDGDADLVVGNSATDSLSVLLGTGGGLFGAATHTGSDAVGNFPLDVQAVDLDGDAFRDVVFLNGYDQDDPAPNQQPRVRTLFGLGDGTLEKRSNFGPYLIDPDPRGLALADLNGSGGIDAVTAHPSRNSANVLQGKGDGKFIAGSPHRTGDSPNSVALGDVDNDRRNDIVTTNEEHSVSVVRNHGSLVFGSPLVYRAGASPIGGILADVSGDGRPDAVFANRDSGDISVLIAAP, encoded by the coding sequence ATGCACGCACGTACACCGTTCCTTCTAGTCGGGGCCCTCGCGTGGGTTGCGCTCGTTGCGGGCTGCCCGCCCGAATCAACCCCGGACCCGGACCCGAACCCCGCGCAACGGCTCTTCGACGCGCAATTCATCTATCCCGCGGGCGACCAACCCTTCGCCGTCGTTGTGGCGGACTTGAACGCCGACGGCCTGCCCGACGTCATTACGCCGAACGAGCAGGCAGACACCATCAGCGTGCTCATCCGGCTCGCGTCTGGCAGTTTTGCCGCGCAACAGGCGTACGCCACGGGCGACGGTCCTGTCTCGGCTGCCGTGGGCCTGTTCAACGCCGATACGGCGCTCGACGTGGTGGTCGTGAACAGCACCTCGAACGATATTTCGGTGCTGCTGGGCGCCGGCGACGGCACGTTTGCCGCGGAAACGCGGCTGGCCCTCGCCGCGGGGGCCGCGCCGCTGGACGTTGCGACCGGGGACACGAACGGCGATACGTTCGTGGACATCGTGACCGCGAACTCGGGCGCGGGCGGCGTCTCCGTGTTCATGGGCTTGGGCGACGGCACGTTTGGCGCGCCTGTCGACCTGCCCGCCGGGCCAGGCACGCGCGCGGTTCTGCTCGAGGACCTGAATGGCGACGGACGCGCGGATATCCTGGCCGCGAACCGGGATGCGAATAATGTGGGGCTGCTGCTGACCCAAGCGTCGGGGTTCGAGCCGCCGGCGTCGCTTGCGGCGGGCGTAAACCCGCGCTCGCTCGCCTTGGCTGACCTCGACGGCGATACGGTGCTGGACCTCGTCGTATCCAATCCCGGGTCGGGCGATTTCTCCGTATTGTTGGGGCTGGGCGCGGGCGCGTTCGCGGCCCAGACACGGGTGGACGCCGGTTATCTGCCCACACGCTTCGCCGTCAACGACCTTGACGGCGACGCCGTCCCCGACCTCGCCGCAATTCTCTACAGCTCCGGCGCGGAACCCGTGGCGCTGGGGAAAATAGCCGTCTTGCTGGGCGACGGCGCGGGCGGCTTCGGTGCGCCGCGCTATTTCGGCGCGCGCGGCCGGAGTATCGACGTGGCGGCAGCTGACTGCAACGGCGACCTGCAACCGGACCTGGTGACGGCAAACAGCGCTACAGACGATATCTCGGTGCTGCTGGGGCGCGGCGACGGAACCTTCGAAACGGACGAGCGGTTCGCCGCCGGGGCGCGCCCTCGCAGCATAGCCGCGGGCGACTTGAACCGCGACGCGCGGACGGACCTTGCCGTGGCGAACCTTGATTCGGGCGACGTCACGATTTTCCTGGGGCGCAGCGACGGCACGCTGCAGCGCGGGGTGACCGTCGACGTGACGGGCACGCCGCGCGCCATTGCGCTCGGCATGCTCGATAACGACAGCTTCCTCGACCTGGTCGCGGTGGACTACGACGGCGGCTACGTGTCGGTGTTCGCGGGGATGGCCGGCGCGACATTCGGCATGGAGCGCCGCTTCCTGGTGCGGGGACCGGGCAGCAGGCCGCGTTCGGTTGCCATCGCCGACATGGACAACGACGGCGATGCGGACTTGGTCGTGGGCAATTCCGCCACGGACAGCCTTTCTGTGCTGCTGGGGACGGGCGGCGGCTTGTTCGGCGCGGCCACGCACACCGGTTCAGACGCAGTAGGCAATTTCCCGCTTGATGTGCAGGCCGTCGACCTCGATGGCGATGCCTTCCGCGACGTGGTCTTTCTGAATGGTTATGACCAGGACGACCCGGCCCCGAACCAGCAGCCGCGCGTCCGTACGCTGTTCGGCCTTGGCGACGGCACGCTCGAGAAACGGTCCAATTTCGGTCCCTACCTGATTGACCCGGACCCGCGCGGGCTCGCGTTGGCCGACTTGAACGGAAGCGGCGGCATAGACGCCGTGACCGCGCATCCGAGCCGGAACAGCGCGAATGTCCTGCAGGGGAAAGGCGATGGCAAGTTCATTGCCGGCTCGCCGCACCGTACCGGCGACTCCCCCAACTCCGTGGCCCTTGGAGACGTGGACAACGACCGGCGCAATGACATCGTGACCACGAATGAGGAGCACAGCGTCTCGGTGGTGCGCAATCACGGGAGCCTGGTGTTCGGGTCGCCCCTGGTGTACCGGGCGGGTGCGAGCCCGATTGGCGGCATCCTCGCCGACGTGAGCGGTGATGGAAGGCCCGACGCCGTGTTCGCGAACCGCGATTCCGGCGATATCTCCGTCCTCATCGCGGCGCCGTGA